In the genome of Centropristis striata isolate RG_2023a ecotype Rhode Island chromosome 6, C.striata_1.0, whole genome shotgun sequence, the window GAAAACGTTTGGACAGCTCTTATGATTTTCACcataggaataaaaataaattagtgtACTGATGCTGTGAAAACTTTATACAATTACCAATATAGTTTTACCTACAGATATATGACATTAATCTGGGGACCGGGGTGTTATGGGTTAAAAAGCGACCCTGTTAACAGGCGACTATTAACCGGATGTGCCTGTGGTTCAGTTGTCACGGCAGTTGATTAAAACAAAGGAGAATAATGTTACGTAGCTGCTCTCTGTGTTTcgttttatattaaaaaaaaaatcaaaaattagTCACTGGAGTCTGTTTATTGAGTAAGTTTATGAGCCAAAAGCCCGTTTAGACGTTTAAAATGCAGTTGTCGTGATCACTTTTTAACAGGGTCACACTTTAATCCGTAACACCGGTGTCCAAACAAGAACCCACAAACAATGACGTAGTCGCCATTTTCACTTCCGGACAGCCATTTGGTAATCACGCCCCCTTAACGCGTCATCACAATCACGTGACTGAAACCAAGCTATTATCACCATAGGAGTTAAATAAATGACTGTACTGTTGCTAGGTAAACTTTATATCATTACTAGTACAGTTTTATCCGTCATAATATCTCATATAAAGCATAAATAGATCTTCTCACCGAGCCCGGTGGTCTCCAGGTCGAAGAAAACCAGCGACCGTTGAGACTTTTCAGCTCCGTCTGAATCATTATTTTGCATCCCGCCGCGGCCAAAGTGTCAATAATGTTTCTGAAATACAGCAGCCACAGTTATGTTTGTTTAATaaaccacacagagacactTTAGAGACATTATTCAGCGTGAACACTGGACACTTTCCCTCCGTGTTTTTAAATACCTGCCGAGCCGGAAGTTCAAAActcctttcaaaacaaaagcctcgCTGAAGATGAATTGAACAGGAGAAATAAATTGTAGTTTATTGCTGTTAAACATGCGCTGACTTAAACATATGTAGATATAATATCAATGGTGTATATTTGTAGTAAGTTAAAGTAATATTTTccgacaaaaaaacaagaaatacagCTTcgaaattttatttatatacagtctatgcttcgAAATGATTTTTCTGTGAaattatttcttcttttgtGAAAAATGAACCCAGTACAGCTGTCTCAAACACAGTGCTGCCCCCCGCAGGATACAGGTGGAAGTGCAACGAGCTGGTCAATAAAAAGCATGTTGTGTAAAACATTCagtgtgcattttattatgcatcaatcattttaaatatatacacagcAGCTCAAAAGtctggggtcacttagaaatgtccttatttttgaaagaaaagcactttaaaaaagtaaaataacagtCATTttataagaatttttttttcaaaatatttttattgtcaattttcagagTAACAAAGAACATACATacgcaaataataataataatgataataataaaaggtaaataaataaaaacttgacacaaactatgatattttaaaacaaagtatacacaatataatgtaGGAATGTTGAATGTCCACTTGAGTGCATCAACTGTCACAATAGGTACTCTTCAAGAacacatgataataataataataataataataataataataataataataatagtagtagtagtagtagtagtagtagtagtaaaaaataaataaaataaaataaaaaaatagataaacaaataaagaaacaagacaaaaaaaaacttgacacaTACCATAACATACCAAAACAAATTACACACAAAGAGGCACAATATAATGTCAAAATTGTCAATAAATATGTTAGAATAGGTACTCTTTGGGGGGGCTAACTAGAGTTTCCAGTGCTCCAGGTCCAATTATTCCTCAAACCCAATTTGCCCACGTCAGCACATAAAACATGTCCAATCATACACTAGACATGTCCAAGAACATTGAAACATGTTTGATGACACACAAAACATGCTCCTTAAACATACAGTATAGCCATAAGAGAGACATCTGAGCTACATGACTAGAATTATCCAAAAACCCAggttaatgtaatttttataaCAAGTCATACAgtgtagaccaggggtctcaaactcaaattacctggcggctgctggaggtagtatcaaagtgccaaaaaaagacacaaaatgacagaaaaaaaactaaattacttaaaaaagacacaaaatgaccaaaaaaagacaaaatgactgaaaaagtactgaattacttaaaaaagacacaaaattattagaaaagacacaaaattacaaaaaaaagacacaaaattacaaaaaaaacaacacaaaatgaccaaaaaaagacacaaaatgactgaaaaaatacacaaaatgacccaaaaaatacacaaaattactttaaaaagacacaaaatgaccaaaaaaagacacaaaatgacccaaaaaatacacaaaattactttaaaaagacacaaaatgaccaaaaaaagacacaaaatgaccaaaaaaagacacaaaatgactgaaaaaatacacaaaatgacccaaaaaatacacaaaatgacccaaaaaatacacaaaattactttaaaaagacacaaaatgaccaaaaaaagacacaaaatgactgaaaaaatacacaaaatgacccaaaaaaatacacaaaattactaaaaaaagacacaaaattatttaaaaaaagacacaaaatgaccaaaaaaagacacaaaattacaaaaaaaacacaaaatgaccaaaaaaaagacacaaaatgacccaaaaaaatgcacaaaattacaaaaaaaaaaagacacaaaattattagaaaagacacaaaattaccaaaaaatactttaaaaagacacttttttttaaaagacacaaaattactttaaaaagactcaatttttttttaaaaagacacaaaatgattaaatgacAGGTCATAGAAACCTGGGTCttttggttcctggcagctttatactgtactataatttgaaaaaaattaaactctgactgatagccaattgtttgtggagagaaaggatgcatgtgatgtaaggacagactggaagatgctgaacacagacagaaattaatgcagaggaagttgatacatttgaaccaaaatctcctggacttgagaGGTTTAAGCATGTGTGCTATATTACTGATGTCCTGTTGTGTAAGTATCTGACAACACAAGGCCACAAAGTGAAGAAAGGAAGTGGATAACAGTTGTCAGTGATGAAACAGAGTAACTGCCTGCTTGTGTCAGTGTGAGAATAAGGAAGTGTTCACGTGTGGAGAGCATGAGATGTGTGACTGTGTTCCTGAAGGTGAAGAGGACCAATGAAGACGAGACAACACCTCAGAGTAGTTACTTCATGTTAGAATAGGTGGGACGGAGCGTATAAAAGGCTTCTGACAGTCTCCATACTCACTAATCCAGAACCAGAGACTCTGGTGCACATTTCTGACTCATTGTGATCAATAAAgtggtgatcagctgtgagctgAGCTGCATCCTTTCTCTCATCAAAGGACGAGTGGAGTGGGTGTGTGGATTGAGGTAATTCTCtctctatttattgaaaatacgcgttttatttacagtaataactttatttatatctgatatgtagacaagctgagaaagccagttaaagttcaatcataggagctttcacagtgtgacatttatgtttctagaccatttttaaaatgtcaaatttctttctacaatgaaaactattactatttttaatttacatgcaggtacatttccatagaaacctgtgtcttttgtttgtattttgggttcctggcagctttatactttgttaattaaaataaaatgaaaaatcagaatGATAGcaaagtttgtgtggagaaaaaggagccatgcatgtgatgtaaggacagactgaaagatgctgaacagagacagacattaATGCAGGAAGTTGACagatttgaaccaaaatctcctggactacAGAGGTTTAATAGgccactcattgaaatacttgcaaattccaaatttcaacccgagaatattggaggatattacaaactgccagaatgtggactgtgtaaaaaaacacatggaCCCAGGGGaaaggggggtcatatttttttagaaaaaagtttacaagattaaagtggcaaatctacaagaaaataagttgcagatttatgagatttgaaGTGGCGAACCTgcaagaaaaagttgcttttttctcgtaaatctgcaacttttttcgcgcagatttgccactttaatcgagtaaattttcaactttttttctggaaatattaccccctgggtttgtattttcatttttattcatacttaatatgccctaatatgccatcatagtcaagttctcctcgtacaagtcactgaatAATAACTgaactgtttcttgcagatttttttctaaattttccacttttacattggaggtccaggtcaataaagttaatattattatattactatcatactgattggtagcAGTTTGTAATAGTTTGatgtccactgaagttaccaaatatagttcttcgcccgataaagggttaagtccCTATTTAGGGAAGTCTGGAAAACATAGTAGATTGTTGGTACCCATAATTGTGGAATATTATTTAGAGTAAATTCTCCTCACACCTTCCTCCAACACATGACAGCTGAAATTTGGTGCAAActgtaatttaaataaaaaaatttcaaaGTTGTTGAAAAGAATcaaatgaaagtttaatgattttttatgGGAAAAGGTGTGTTTTACATACCATACTGTTTTGAAATGAAATGGAATGAACTGAAttagattttcatttttttagtaatctcAGGTTGGCTTGTTAAATCGCTTGATGACGTCTTCTTTGTCAGGATTCCAACGATTGAACAGTCGCTCCAGCCTCTTGGCGTCCTCCTTTGCATCGTGGACATCGTAGGTCTCTCCCAGGAAGAGTTCGACCAGGTCCTGCAGCTTATGACTCCTCAGTTCAGGATAGAGGAACCTGCTTAGCGGCAAGGTGTCCACAAAGCCAGACACCACCTCCTGGAACTTCCACCAGTGATGGCAACTCCGCAGCACTCTGGCGAGAATGCGTGCATCAAAACTCCACGCGTTGTGGGCGGCCAGCCACACGGGGCGtttgaaggaggagaggaactgGATGAAGGACTTGATAGTGCGATAAAGACCAGTAGTTGGTCTACGTATCCCGTTTCGAAACAGAAGGCCATTGTGGACGGTGAAGCCGTTAACTCGAGTGGCGCCCTCATCGATGGGACGGAGCGGGAGGATGAATTTGTCAAAGACTTCTCCACCACAGACGGCCGACAGCTGGATGATGTGACACGAGTTAGTTTCTGAAAGCAGAAAAGGGAAGGGTTGAAGGAGgacaatcagaatcagaatcagaagcctttattgtcattgcaaatagtaacaagtactagtacaacgaaatttgccaccaacccgtccaaaacgtacaaaaacacacatacaatatgatggaggtgaacaggacaggaagacagagatgaagaaaagaaatacagcacaacgtgaggagaggagaggaggaaaaaactatgaaaaaaacctcGGCAACATAagcacaatacaatacaatactggACGTAGACCAGTTTGTCTCGCTGGGGGTACGAAGCGTCGAAGGCGTGGGTTGGGGAGGTGGTTGGGGGGGATGTatgcatatctgtatatgtggaAGTTTGAGTGTGTAAGCCTGAGACCCACATTTGCCCAGTACTTAATCAGTCGCTGGAATGACAAAAAGCGATAACATAGCGGTTGCTATGGAGACAACCTTATAGGCCCCAGACAGTAAGACAAttcatctcataattttgactttttatctcataattatgactttttatctcataattacggccacggggcaatcgcacagaGCACTTgcccctacagcaatagctgtagccccgagcactattgttatactgtggattttttcttcttcctcttctggacacaattttgtcccgctacaaattatacatcaaaatgtgcggtttgatcgggatcggtgtgctattacttgtctctacggaatacaaatttttcgcaacgtaagttgcgaaaaactgcccaaaattttgcattgaagtgaatgggacggctgaaaaaaattagcgaaaaagaacaataattggagatttttaaacgtctacttctccggcataatttcacctagagactccatttacactttaaacagtagagATACGttttgtgtattggtgtattaatccacgttttgataggtcatatagttttttatcaatccctgttcaatgaccatgatcatttttggagaaattctgagattataatgggtgtgtattgcacggaatgttcgtgtcacagtgtgtgacatcatcgccagagtgtagagggagagaaaaaattgtcaaaaaataaatttgaaaactgcgctccaggccgcaaattccactctacagaaataatttatacatagaaacgaaggaaaatttgtcttctcactcacaatcctctggtaaagctgtcagagttatagtttgggcgtaggacgtacagatgcgccaccaacacgcaccaacagcctcattgactcccatattaaaaacacaggaagatttctgtaaaaaagcatatttaacagtttttcagatcgctcttacaaagctatttcttcctttttcttcacaaaaaacatatgtagacgttcaggaagaactcaggacgctcaaagtgaagtcggatcaatgataggtattatggttttgccaaaaatgctttctgttcgaggccagaaattccagtctgtccaccactggctgctgtcactgttcaggaacattggcagttaattctgttgattgctctgctctgattgcctttgatctttgctctgattgcctttgatctttgctctgattgcctttgatcctttgatgtgattgcctttgatcctttgatgtgattacagttacagatacacgcacgcgcgcacactcctccagatacacgtttcacacattttgaggttaaagggcataggttgctgtaaaaataaatacttgaaaaggaggtttttttctgcatttctcaGAGATCTACTGACTGTGTGTCGTAAAAGTAACTAAtatgacaaaatgaaaataccATGATGTGATAAACGT includes:
- the LOC131973920 gene encoding DNA polymerase III PolC-type-like isoform X2 gives rise to the protein MEYDDGTIVFFDLETTGLKTNSCHIIQLSAVCGGEVFDKFILPLRPIDEGATRVNGFTVHNGLLFRNGIRRPTTGLYRTIKSFIQFLSSFKRPVWLAAHNAWSFDARILARVLRSCHHWWKFQEVVSGFVDTLPLSRFLYPELRSHKLQDLVELFLGETYDVHDAKEDAKRLERLFNRWNPDKEDVIKRFNKPT